The DNA region AGCAACATCAAGCCGGGGCTGCACTTCAAGATTCCGTTTGTGCAAACCGTGCTCAAGGTTGACCAGCGGATTCTCAATCTCGATTCACAGCCCGAGCGCTACCTGACCTCGGAAAAGAAAGATGTCAATGTCGATTTCTTCGTCAAGTGGCGGGTCAGCGATGTCCTCAAGTTCTATCAGGCCGGTAACGAAGCCCTGGCATTGCAGCGCCTGCGTCCGATCGTGACCGAGGCGATCCGCAACGAAATCAGCCAGCGCACCTTGCAAGAGGTGGTTGGTGGTGAGCGTACCAACCTGGCCGAGCGCTTTGTCGAGGTATCCAATGTCGCTGCTAAAAGCCTGGGCGTGGAAGTGGTGGATGTGCGGATCAAGCGCATCGACCTGCCTGAAGACGGCCTGGTGATCGGTTCGGTGTTCCAGCGCATGCGTGCCGAACGCCTGCGGGTTGCCAATGAGCTGCGCGCACAGGGCTCCGAGATTTCCGAAACGATTCGCTCCAGCGCCGACCGACAACAGGTGATTCTGCGCGCGGAAGCCGAGCGCGATGCCCAGCGTCTACGCGGTGAAGGCGATGCCACGGCAGCGGAAATCTACGCCAAGGCGTTCAGTCGTGATGCCGAGTTCTACGCGTTTTATC from Candidatus Anoxymicrobium japonicum includes:
- the hflC gene encoding protease modulator HflC, which encodes MKPFIPVVAALLVFLALGSVYQVEESQVAVRFQVGRVVESNIKPGLHFKIPFVQTVLKVDQRILNLDSQPERYLTSEKKDVNVDFFVKWRVSDVLKFYQAGNEALALQRLRPIVTEAIRNEISQRTLQEVVGGERTNLAERFVEVSNVAAKSLGVEVVDVRIKRIDLPEDGLVIGSVFQRMRAERLRVANELRAQGSEISETIRSSADRQQVILRAEAERDAQRLRGEGDATAAEIYAKAFSRDAEFYAFYRSLEAYRNGFANGDSVLVLDRDSSLLRYFGEQGRNR